The genomic segment aaaacataaacacacattttctggtAGCATTTCAACAAGCGGCTCTTTTTTTAGGTGCTAATCATTGACCCAATTTGAATGCACCTGTTATTGTTACAAGCATTTCCACTTCACCCATTAACCCACGAGGACATCCTTTTTAGTTAAGCAATAAAATAGAGACGGGAGTAGAACGCTTTAAAAGAAACCAAGCGAACTGACAATCCAGTCTGCTGCTCGTTCCTTTTCGTGCGGCCAAGATGTTCGTGGATGATCGGATAGTATCTCTGTTCAAAAGGAATGCCCACCACACATTGACTTACTGGAGTGTTTTCTTCAGCTTTGGACTGTGCATCGCCTTCCTCGGGCCTACTATTCTGGACTTGCAGTGTCAAACAAACTCCACGCTGAGCCAGATTACATGGGTGTTCTTCTCGCAGCAATTCTGCTTGTTGATCGGCAGCTCGGTCGCCGGCGTTTTCAAGAGGACGTAAGTAACTAGAAGAAGCAAGGTCTCGGTGGCTACCAACCATCGAGATGTCGTCACTGTTTTTCTCTGTTTCAGGTTGTTCACCGCTCTGTCCGCTTTATTTGTCTCGGCGCTCATCATCTCTGTGATATTTTCCATCATCCCATTGTGCAACAATGTCTTGGTGCTGGCCATTGCCATGGCTGTGTCCGGTTTGGCCATGGGACTCATCGACACCATTGCAAACATCCAACTAGTCACCATCTATCAAAAGGACTCTGCTGTTTTCTTGCAGGTGAAAAGGCATCTTCTCAAAGTGGACTGGTTCAAGAAGTGCATAGTAGTCATAGTAATTAAAAGTGTAACtctcacttctttttttttgcaggctcTCCATTTCTTTATTGGCTTCGGCGCCCTGGTGAGCCCTCTGATTGCAGATCCTTTCCTGTCGGAGCACGGCTGTGGGAATCACACTGGGAACGGGACAGTGATCATGCATCATTTCAGGAACATGCTGAGAAACAGTCCTATTGCGGAGCACAACATCACTCAGAACTACTTGCCCCACGGGGGGGTAGAGGAAGAGTCCAGTGTGCACTATGCCTTCTGGATCATGGCCCTTATCAATGTAAAGGCTCCAAACAAAGACACTGACTTACTTGATGGTGATATTTCAGCTCTCTGGTGGAAAATGAACATTATTTGATTTTGCTCCTTTAGCTGCCTGTACCCCTCGCTGTGCTCTTCTTGATGTATCGTGAGCAGCTGATACCATGCTGCCCCAGCGGCACACCTCAACTGCTGGACAAAGATGAACTGGCAATGGAGAACCAGCAGGGAGCTGAGGGCACAGAAGTGGGGCAGGGAGCACATGAAGCTGGAGGTATAGTAGTAACCCATGGAAAATGCATGCCTCCCTCTTCCATGTccggggagagaaaaaaacaacaacaataaatgcaattttgtgTGCTGCAATGTGTCAATTGTGAGCACAGGTCATGGGGATATCTTTAGCTGCTGTCAGAATGATAACCTGCGCGGCTTGCCAGTATCCTTCTTCATGATTCACATCCTTGGTGGGATGGTGCTCTTCATGACTGATGGTATTGTGGTGAGTGAGCTGTAAacacaaataacacacacaaacacacattaataGAGACACTGCcacacatacagtggtgccttcagtGTTGGGGGAAAACTTGTAACATGGAACAAGATTACATAATTTCATTACAAATTTTATGTAATTATACTCCGTTACATTAATGGAAgaaattttgtaattaaattacaatagGTTTTGGAAATATCCATGATGATCTCAAATAgctacaaaattattatttattttttttcatatcacttcatCCTTCTAAaggattggctctctctggtcatgtgccattctgctgttgTCTCAAACATGGCatacttttccaaatatgacctccaaGCACCACCCTGTGGttcaatctattagtttgtctaagattttgaaaaggttagactcatatgtaggtcattaggtcaacatggtatggtatcGTGTTTTTCTACATGTTGTACACATATAATTTTTGatcatgtatttacatttcatcatgtttttttaatcagtttattatttgtgtaaaaaaaccTAATatgtccaaaataataatctgtagtatttatccacttttttaggggaaacatccaagggtctgatgcattcattcaaaattaagaaaaataatcaaaatgtaattaaatgtaattagttatataaCTTTCAGAAAGTAATTAAAATAGTTACAcaacttttacattttcaacagggtaactaaagtcatcttcccaacactggcgCCTTTAGATATGAGAGAGCCGACTTACAACTTTTTTGACATATGAGCTGTCGTTCTGATGATTTTGTGCTTTGACTTGCCAGAAAAAAATTTagatacaagtgctgtatggtggcagtgaacacaAGTCACTTCACAACAAATAGACGTCTGGCATATAGACAACAAATAGGCTTCAAGCAGGTTcatgtcactcccagttgaggtttaccgtcaaactaaatataaaagaGGATTACGttttgtatttgaaacaatcatATAATTTTGCCTTAAGTCAgttagcttgatgctaacacataatgggaaacgcctTTGACGGGCTAACGAACGACATCTATGTTTAGagaatggatatttgaacacaaatgatgcagcaacacatgtagatagaTCATCAAAGAATGCTCAcgtgcatatattctttatcctctgtgaaaaataagAGATATTACTGCAGATTTCGGAGTCCATTACAGTAGTTGAGTGAAACTTTTTTTCGTTTGTCTGCGTGACTTTATTATTGTGGTCAAGTCACTTACACCTGAAGGTggcgcaatgaattaatcatgacgcacaaactgtttaattctttacaatcTATTCACTTGTTTTTacaacagtggtgccttgaaatacaagtttaattaaTTCCGTATCCTTGCttgtaacttaaaacactcatgtctgatattatattataccattgaaatatatttcaccattgaaatgaatggaaatgccattaatccattccagcctgcccccaaaacattgaaatgtgttttttttaaataaggataAATAGCGCTCTACAAaattatactataaaaaaaaaactgtcatgacataaatccatccatccatccattttctttaccgttcatcctcactagggtcgcgggctgctggagcctatcccagctatcttcggggcgggaggcgaggtacaccctgaaccagccaatcgcagggcacatggaaacaaacaaccattcggactcacattcacacctacgggcaatttagagtcttcaataaacctaccacgcatgtttttggcatgtgggaggaaaccggagtgcccggagaaaactaacgcaggcacggg from the Phycodurus eques isolate BA_2022a chromosome 1, UOR_Pequ_1.1, whole genome shotgun sequence genome contains:
- the LOC133401414 gene encoding major facilitator superfamily domain-containing protein 4B-like, with amino-acid sequence MFVDDRIVSLFKRNAHHTLTYWSVFFSFGLCIAFLGPTILDLQCQTNSTLSQITWVFFSQQFCLLIGSSVAGVFKRTLFTALSALFVSALIISVIFSIIPLCNNVLVLAIAMAVSGLAMGLIDTIANIQLVTIYQKDSAVFLQALHFFIGFGALVSPLIADPFLSEHGCGNHTGNGTVIMHHFRNMLRNSPIAEHNITQNYLPHGGVEEESSVHYAFWIMALINLPVPLAVLFLMYREQLIPCCPSGTPQLLDKDELAMENQQGAEGTEVGQGAHEAGGHGDIFSCCQNDNLRGLPVSFFMIHILGGMVLFMTDGIVGAYAGFVYTYAVASPMSLPHKTAGYLASIFWASITAGRLLSIPLSYHFQVVRLLMVNLAGAIITVLLLLIFYTSSTFLYVGTCLCGLFLSSIFPCMLAYTEDILDYQGCATSVLVTSAGMGEMVMQVLVGSIIQTEGSYSFLLCGVIIASIGFILFIGLLFFHRMHRNYLTGTTKKSAMVEEETPETNGLPNVEPKEEAQKS